In Carya illinoinensis cultivar Pawnee chromosome 7, C.illinoinensisPawnee_v1, whole genome shotgun sequence, the following are encoded in one genomic region:
- the LOC122316160 gene encoding uncharacterized protein LOC122316160, whose protein sequence is MARTMLSNKKMALYFWGEAVNTANHILNRVVLRPGTNQTPYGLWKNKRPTVKYFRIFGSKCYILKDRENNHKFESKSDEGLFLGYSSNSKAYRVYNLRTQTVMESINVVVDDISAETTMKELENMKELGQTSGEDLQVQNEEDNIKETPQNPQIKEPSSRITQNHPKENILGELEEGMRLRRRVLNQVSFVCYLSQVEPKKVEEALNDESWVNAMHEELHQFTRNDVWELVPKPENSNIIGTKWIFKNKSDEHGTIVRNKARLVAQGYTQVEGIDFDETFAPVARLESVRILLALACHLDFKLYQMDVKSAFLNGVLQEEVYVNQPKGFVNHLYPEYVYRLKKALYGLKQAPRAWYERLTAYLLDHDFVRGQADRTLFIRRSGKQLLIAQIYVDDIVFGATLESLAYNFANEMKSEFEMSMIGELNFFLGIQVKQCKEGIFISQSKYARELSMYGIAFKNFLILCVTPLCAALFKCTNPIGLFGKMRFKERAKRKKFTTPVPSEHSSSEDVPSLEPMQLGDTSAPPPSPSPSVPVPTEAPTDRFTSIEAENAYRNTFSKRPVLGEREVSIHDFPSDDFQIIRQIFIERGWEKLTHALPTPYVEVVREFYSNIAHFNLDDHSIISTIRGIQIEVSPAILRNLFTLLEVESPLYPYKGMGAPTKTAMRNLFVGVTGPKWTAKTHRLPLHNMLPQYRLLAKIVLTNFWPISRHTEISLERAYFMYALATGVSIDFPRHVIDIIHRSHVEKELNLPFGSLITKLAMIAKVPLRANEPTMKLPGPISALTVVKSAAVITKKRPLTTESASSPPEPSIPTSQLLEQLTLISQKMDSFTAKWEASQSKLEQQLAAVRSDCVQANDRLVQLSLDVQQIMASVADSDEEV, encoded by the exons ATGGCACGAACAATGTTAAGCAACAAGAAGAtggctttatatttttggggagaagctgtgaatacagcaaatcatatcttgaatcgAGTGGTTCTAAGACCCGGCACCAATCAAACACCTTACggtttgtggaaaaataaaaggcctacggtaaagtatttcagaatttttgGTAGCAAGTGTTATATTCTAAAAGACAGAGAAAacaatcataaatttgaaagcaaaagtgatgagggattgtttcttggctattcctcaaatagtaaggcttatagagtttacaacttaCGTACACAAACTGTTATGGAATCAATTAACGTAGTTGTGGATGACATTTCAGCTGAAACTACCATGAAGGAGCTTGAGAATATGAAGGAACTAGGGCAGACCAGTGGAGAAGACTTACAAGTGCAAAATGAGGAAGataatataaaggaaacaccacaaaatccacaaatcaaagaaccttcttcaagaataACTCAAAATCATCCTAAAGAAAACATTCTCGGTGAGCTAGAAGAAGGTATGAGACTTAGAAGAAGAGTACTAAATCaggtttcttttgtgtgttatttGTCACAGGTTGAACCCAAGAAAGTCGAAGAAGCACTAAATGATGAAAGTTGGGTCAACGCCATGCATGAAGAACTCCATCAATTTACTAGAAATGATGTATGGGAGTTAGTTCCTAAACCAGAAAATTCTAACATAATTGGgactaagtggatctttaagaacAAATCCGATGAGCATGGTACTATTGTGAGAAATAAAGCAAGGCTGGTTGCACAAGGTTACACACAAGTAGaagggattgattttgatgaaacatttgctcCTGTGGCCCGGTTAGAATCTGTTCGCATTCTTCTAGCACTTGCCTGTCATCTAgacttcaaattatatcaaatggatgtcaagagtgccttcctaaatggagtgttacaagaagaggtatatgtcaaCCAACCAAAAGGATTTGTTAACCATCTCTACCCTGAATATGTCTACAGGTTGAAGAAGGCGCTGTATGGACTGAAACAAGCACCtcgagcttggtatgaaagatTAACTGCCTACTTACTTGATCATGATTTTGTTAGAGGACAAGCTGATAGGACCTTATTCATAAGAAGATCAGGTAAACAACTCTTAATTGCtcaaatatatgttgatgatattgtttttggagcaACACTTGAATCTCTTGCTTataactttgcaaatgaaatgaaatctgaatttgagatgagtatgattggtgagttaaatttcttcttgggtattcaagtaaaacaatgtaaagaaggaatatttatttcacaatctaaatatgcaagaga GTTGAGCATGTATGGAAttgctttcaaaaattttctgaTCTTATGTGTTACTCCTCTTTGTGCAGCTCTCTTTAAGTGTACTAACCCTATAGGTCTTTTTGGCAAA ATGAGATTCAAAGAAAGGGCAAAACGCAAAAAGTTCACTACTCCGGTGCCATCCGAGCACTCTTCAAGTGAGGATGTCCCATCACTTGAACCCATGCAATTAGGCGACACTTCTgcccctcctccatctccatcaccATCGGTGCCTGTGCCCACAGAAGCACCTACTGATCGCTTCACCTCCATTGAAGCCGAAAATGCCTATAGAAATACCTTTTCCAAGAGACCCGTCTTGGGTGAGCGGGAGGTAAGCATCCATGACTTTCCTTCGGatgacttccaaattatccGCCAAATATTCATTGAAAGAGGTTGGGAGAAGCTCACTCATGCCCTTCCTACACCTTATGTTGAGGTGGTCCgggaattttattcaaatatagcCCACTTCAATTTAGATGATCATAGCATCATCTCTACTATTCGTGGGATTCAGATTGAGGTATCTCCTGCTATTCTCCGCAATCTATTTACTCTTCTTGAGGTTGAATCCCCTCTATATCCATATAAGGGCATGGGAGCCCCAACCAAGACTGCAATGCGCAATCTATTTGTTGGTGTCACTGGCCCCAAATGGACTGCCAAGACACACCGACTGCCCCTTCACAATATGCTTCCTCAGTATCGGCTTCTGGCCAAAATTGTCTTGACCAATTTCTGGCCCATTAGTCGTCACACTGAAATTTCTCtagaaagagcttattttatgtatGCTCTTGCTACTGGTGTGTCTATTGATTTTCCACGACATGtcattgatattattcatcgctcacatgtggaaaaagagttaaatctcCCCTTTGGAAGTCTAATTACAAAATTGGCCATGATTGCAAAAGTGCCCCTTCGAGCCAATGAACCCACCATGAAGCTGCCAGGGCCTATTTCTGCCTTAACCGTGGTTAAATCAGCAGCTGTCATCACCAAGAAGCGCCCCCTTACTACTGAGTCAGCATCCTCTCCACCTGAACCATCCATCCCCACCTCACAACTACTTGAGCAACTCACCTTGATATCTCAGAAGATGGATAGCTTCACAGCCAAGTGGGAGGCCAGTCAGTCCAAGTTGGAGCAACAATTGGCTGCAGTACGCTCTGATTGTGTACAAGCAAACGATCGACTAGTTCAACTGTCCTTGGATGTCCAACAAATTATGGCCAGCGTAGCAGATTCTGACGAGGAAGTATAG
- the LOC122315967 gene encoding probable aldo-keto reductase 1 isoform X1: protein MAQANEVQIPRVKLGNQGLEVSKLGFGCMGLSGAYNSPLSDEDGISVIKYAFSKGITFFDTADIYGPHTNEILLGKALKQLPREKIQIATKFGIERLVFTDMVVNGSPEYVRSCCEASLKRLDVEYIDLYYQHRVDTKVPIEETIGELKKLVEEGKVKYIGLSEASPDTIRRAHAIHPITALQMEWSLWTRDIEEEIIPLCRELGIGIVPYSPLGRGFFAGKGVVESLATDSSLANHPRFQGKNLDKNKTIYSQIESLARMHECNPAQLAIAWVLQQGVDVVPIPGTTKIKNLDNNIGSLKVKLTGEARKGISNVVPIEEVAGSRSYTNADHLQWKFANTPPKK, encoded by the exons ATGGCACAAGCAAATGAAGTCCAAATTCCAAGGGTGAAACTGGGCAATCAAGGCCTTGAG GTCTCAAAGTTGGGGTTTGGATGTATGGGACTGAGTGGAGCTTACAATTCTCCTCTCTCTGATGAGGATGGAATCTCAGTAATAAAGTATGCTTTCAGTAAGGGAATCACTTTCTTTGATACAGCCGACATTTACGGGCCTCATACTAATGAAATTCTGCTTGGGAAG GCCTTGAAACAATTGCCAAGAGAGAAAATTCAAATAGCCACAAAATTTGGCATCGAAAGACTGGTATTTACTGATATGGTCGTGAATGGTAGTCCCGAATATGTTCGCTCATGCTGTGAGGCTAGCTTGAAGCGCCTTGATGTGGAATATATTGATCTGTATTATCAACACAGGGTAGACACAAAAGTACCTATAGAAGAAACT ATTGGTGAACTTAAGAAACTAGTTGAAGAGGGAAAAGTCAAGTATATTGGTCTATCTGAAGCCAGCCCTGACACAATAAGGAGGGCACATGCTATACATCCAATCACAGCTCTACAAATGGAGTGGTCTCTCTGGACACGTGATATTGAGGAAGAGATCATTCCACTTTGCAG GGAACTTGGAATTGGAATAGTTCCATACAGTCCTCTTGGTCGTGGCTTTTTTGCTGGCAAAGGAGTTGTGGAAAGTTTGGCCACAGATAGCAGCTTG GCCAATCATCCTCGGTTCCAAGGAAAGAATTTGGACAAGAACAAGACCATTTATAGTCAGATAGAAAGCCTTGCTAGAATGCATGAATGCAATCCTGCCCAGCTAGCAATTGCATGGGTTCTCCAACAAGGGGTTGATGTTGTACCTATACCTG GGACAACCAAGATCAAGAACTTGGATAACAATATTGGCTCTTTGAAGGTGAAACTTACAGGAGAAGCTCGCAAAGGGATATCTAATGTTGTACCCATTGAAGAGGTAGCCGGTAGCAGAAGCTATACAAACGCGGATCATTTACAATGGAAGTTTGCCAACACTCCCCCAAAGAAATGA
- the LOC122315967 gene encoding probable aldo-keto reductase 1 isoform X2: MAQANEVQIPRVKLGNQGLEVSKLGFGCMGLSGAYNSPLSDEDGISVIKYAFSKGITFFDTADIYGPHTNEILLGKALKQLPREKIQIATKFGIERLVFTDMVVNGSPEYVRSCCEASLKRLDVEYIDLYYQHRVDTKVPIEETIGELKKLVEEGKVKYIGLSEASPDTIRRAHAIHPITALQMEWSLWTRDIEEEIIPLCRELGIGIVPYSPLGRGFFAGKGVVESLATDSSLANHPRFQGKNLDKNKTIYSQIESLARMHECNPAQLAIAWVLQQGVDVVPIPE; encoded by the exons ATGGCACAAGCAAATGAAGTCCAAATTCCAAGGGTGAAACTGGGCAATCAAGGCCTTGAG GTCTCAAAGTTGGGGTTTGGATGTATGGGACTGAGTGGAGCTTACAATTCTCCTCTCTCTGATGAGGATGGAATCTCAGTAATAAAGTATGCTTTCAGTAAGGGAATCACTTTCTTTGATACAGCCGACATTTACGGGCCTCATACTAATGAAATTCTGCTTGGGAAG GCCTTGAAACAATTGCCAAGAGAGAAAATTCAAATAGCCACAAAATTTGGCATCGAAAGACTGGTATTTACTGATATGGTCGTGAATGGTAGTCCCGAATATGTTCGCTCATGCTGTGAGGCTAGCTTGAAGCGCCTTGATGTGGAATATATTGATCTGTATTATCAACACAGGGTAGACACAAAAGTACCTATAGAAGAAACT ATTGGTGAACTTAAGAAACTAGTTGAAGAGGGAAAAGTCAAGTATATTGGTCTATCTGAAGCCAGCCCTGACACAATAAGGAGGGCACATGCTATACATCCAATCACAGCTCTACAAATGGAGTGGTCTCTCTGGACACGTGATATTGAGGAAGAGATCATTCCACTTTGCAG GGAACTTGGAATTGGAATAGTTCCATACAGTCCTCTTGGTCGTGGCTTTTTTGCTGGCAAAGGAGTTGTGGAAAGTTTGGCCACAGATAGCAGCTTG GCCAATCATCCTCGGTTCCAAGGAAAGAATTTGGACAAGAACAAGACCATTTATAGTCAGATAGAAAGCCTTGCTAGAATGCATGAATGCAATCCTGCCCAGCTAGCAATTGCATGGGTTCTCCAACAAGGGGTTGATGTTGTACCTATACCTG AGTGA